One Sulfitobacter sp. S190 DNA window includes the following coding sequences:
- a CDS encoding acyl-CoA dehydrogenase family protein, translating to MSDDERLEAFRADLRGWIELNCPEEMRDGAAGETAICWGGKQWEFDSDAQRVWLERCASKGYTVPTWPKEYGGAGLTRSEEKVFVEEMARANARVPLQSFGIWMLGPALLHFGTHEQKLKYLPPIARGEVRWCQGYSEPGAGSDLANVQTHGADGGDHWVVNGQKIWTSYADKADWIFALVRTDRDAPKHKGISFLLIDMESAGIETRPIRMISGASPFCETFFTDVAVSKDQIVGTENRGWDVAKYLLTHEREMISGGAGGLAGDGRSIGAIISDTMGGLDDTVLRADALRCEIDALAVGLTLERYKDQAEAGQGAGDASAMLKYQGTELNKRRHELMMQAAGSEALTWEDPRGNRAADWLRTKANSIEGGTSEVMLSIVSRRVLGLPG from the coding sequence ATGTCGGATGACGAAAGGCTGGAAGCCTTCCGGGCGGATTTGCGGGGCTGGATCGAGCTGAACTGCCCCGAAGAAATGCGTGATGGCGCCGCCGGAGAGACTGCGATCTGCTGGGGTGGCAAGCAATGGGAATTCGACAGCGACGCACAGCGCGTCTGGCTGGAACGGTGCGCGTCCAAAGGGTACACCGTCCCGACATGGCCAAAGGAATATGGCGGTGCGGGTCTCACGCGAAGCGAGGAAAAGGTCTTTGTCGAAGAAATGGCGCGGGCCAATGCCCGTGTCCCGCTGCAGAGTTTCGGCATCTGGATGCTTGGGCCTGCATTGCTGCACTTCGGAACGCATGAGCAGAAACTGAAATATCTGCCACCCATCGCACGCGGTGAAGTCCGCTGGTGCCAGGGATATTCCGAACCCGGCGCGGGGTCCGATCTTGCCAATGTGCAGACGCACGGCGCGGACGGGGGAGACCATTGGGTGGTCAACGGCCAGAAAATCTGGACCTCGTACGCGGATAAGGCAGATTGGATTTTTGCGCTGGTGCGCACGGACCGTGACGCCCCCAAGCATAAGGGTATTTCGTTCCTGCTGATCGATATGGAAAGCGCTGGGATCGAAACGCGACCTATCCGGATGATCTCGGGCGCGTCGCCGTTTTGCGAAACCTTCTTTACGGATGTCGCTGTTTCGAAGGATCAGATTGTCGGCACGGAAAATCGTGGTTGGGACGTGGCGAAATACCTGCTGACACACGAACGCGAAATGATATCCGGTGGCGCAGGTGGGCTGGCAGGAGACGGCCGTTCCATCGGCGCGATTATCTCGGACACGATGGGTGGGCTGGACGATACGGTGCTGCGCGCCGACGCGCTGCGCTGCGAGATCGACGCACTTGCGGTTGGTCTGACGCTTGAGCGCTACAAGGATCAGGCCGAAGCGGGACAAGGTGCAGGCGATGCGTCTGCGATGCTCAAGTATCAAGGGACAGAGCTGAACAAGCGGCGGCACGAATTGATGATGCAGGCCGCGGGCTCCGAGGCACTGACATGGGAAGACCCGCGCGGGAACCGCGCAGCGGACTGGTTGCGCACCAAGGCCAATTCGATTGAAGGCGGCACAAGCGAAGTGATGCTTTCCATCGTTTCCCGCCGTGTGTTGGGGCTTCCGG